CGATAGACGCGCAATTTGACCTGATTGCGGAGCTGGCCGACCGCAACATACGGACGCCTTATGCCAACCGTGGCGACGTGTTTTTACAGGGCACCGTGTGCCCGGCGGTGATTGTGGAAGGGGCGTTTTTGTCCGTGGATTCCGATGTGGAATTCTTGCATGAAAAGGGTGAGGTACTGGCTCAGGCCGTTGCTCACGGCATCCATGCTTACGCAGTGCAATGTGGGGCGTAATTGCAGAGGCGGCGGCCACCATGGACGCCGGATCGGTGGGCCAGATGCTGGCCTACTTAATGGGAGCCGGCGTGATCGGCGGGGGTGGGTACGCGATGGGCAAAGCGCGTAAGTCACCCCAGCAATCAGAGGATGCCCAACGCGTTTATCTGGAAGATAAATTCGCCACCCGTGAAGAAGTTGCCGAAATCAAGCAACAACACCGGGCGGAGGTGTCCGACCTCCACGCTCGCCTAACCGGCATCACGGTCAAGCTCAATGAGATGTACGGACAGCAAAACATGATGATTGAAATTCTTAAATCACGGAAATCACTATGAACCAACATGCCAAGGTTAAAATCGCCATCCTGCGCAGTCTCAAGCGGATGCCCAAGACCTACACGATGCGCGACGAAGCATTGCGCGCGGAGGTCTGTCTGGACGTGCAGCCGCGCCCCACGCTGCTGGAACTGGAAGACGCTCTTACGGACCTGGAACAATCTTCCTGCATTATCGGCACCCGCAACGAGCTGACCGGGGAACGCAAGTGGATGATCACGGATGCCGGAATACTACAGCTTGGACAGATATGACCATCCCGGACGCCATTGTTACCATTGCTTCCATGGCCTTTAGCTTAACCGCTTTATATTTATTCATTAAATACCGATGAAGAAACTCCGTCAGGACAGCGTAGCCGCCAATCTGCCGCCCTACCTCCGGGATGCGGTGGACGAGATGTTTTTCTCCGGCACGACTTACAAGGCCGTGCAGGAACGGGTGGCGGAAGACGGCATCACCTGGAGCCTGACGAGCATCGCGCAGTATTACCACAACCACGTCCAGCCGCTGATGGCGACACGCCGCAAGGACATAGCCGCCAAGCTCAACAAGATGGACGCCTCCGACCTGGACGAGGCTACCTTGCAGGCGGTGCGCTCCACGGTGTTTGACCTGGCAACCTCACCAGGCAGCGACCCCAAAACCCTGAAAACTCTGTTCGGCATCGTGCAGAGTTACGCCAAGGGAAAGATGGAATCCACCCGCCTGCAACTGGACATCGACAAATGGCAGACGATGGCCGCCCAGGCTCTGCTGGACAAGGCGCTTTCGCCGGAGGTCCAGGCAATCGTCAATGGCGAGGGCAGTGACGCCCAGAAGGTGGCCATGCTGCGTCCGCTGCTGTTTGGCAAGGCACAAACAATCACACCGGAATTTATCAATGGATAAAGGCAACTCCCAGCCCCTGATCAATCTGCTTACCTTCCAGGAAGTGGCCTTTTGGCTGCGGCTGCGCACCATGTTTTTTTTGTGGGCTCGGCAGCGCGGCAAGTCCTACCTTATTGCTGCCAAGGCGATAGACCGCATGCTGGAACGTGCCGGACGGAGTTGTTATTTTGTCAGCGCATCCATCGCCACGGGCAAGGAAATCGTGGAAAAGGAGGCCCAAATCTGGCACGACGCGCTGGCCAAACTGCGGGCAAAACAGGAAGCCCTGGGCAAGGAACTGGGCGGCAATGTGGTGGACAAGCGTTCTCACAAGCTGCTGGCCGTGGATGATCTGGCGGAACTGATGGACAAGCAGACGGCCCAGGTGCGCATCTACCATACGCGCACCTCTTACAGCCGCACCAAGATTCTGGCCCCCAACCCGGACACGGCGCGCGGCTGGACCGGAGATGTGTTTGGGGATGAAGTCGGGTTCTGGCCAGACTTCCGGGCGGTCCTGGACGCTGTGGAGCCGATCATCTCCCGCAACCCTGATTTTCTGATGTGGATGTTCACGACGCCGCCGGAGGACGACAAGCATTTCACCTATGATTTTCTCAACCCCGGCCCGTTGGAATTCACGCCCAACGCCCAGGGGAATTTTTACAAGACGGAGGCCGGCTATCCGGTCCACCGTGTGGACATTTTTGACAGCGAGCTGGCGGGACTGTCCCTGTTCGATCCGCTCTCCGGCAAGCCGGTGGCGTTTGAAGAATACCGCGCCCACGCCATGGACAAGGCATCTGCCGATCGCAACTATGCGCTCAAGTTTGTTCAGGGCGGGCAATCCGCCGTGCAGCTGGCGTGGCTCAACAACGCCATGTACAAGGGAGCGCAGTGCTGCACGGGCATTGATCTTAGCAAGGAGGTACTGGCAGCATGAGCAACTATGAGACATTGATACCGTCCACATGGGCGGAACACTTGAAAGGCGGCAAGGTATGCCTGGGCCTGGATGTGGCGTCCACCATTGAGGACAAGTCCAACCCGAGCTCGCTGACAGTGATGGAGCAATGGGAAGGCGTCTATTATGAACGGCTGGTTGTGCGATGGAAGACGGAAGACCTGGACGTGATGGAATCCATCATCCGGCACGTACTCAAACCCATCGCCAAATCATATCGCAAGGCCTTGGTGGTCGATAAATCCAATGAAAAATTTGCGGCTAACAAACTGCGACAAAGACTGTCCGGCGAAATTCGCGTAATCGGATTTGCTGGGAACAACAATGTCATCTACGAGGGAGAAAAGACCGACGCCAAAACGGCCATGGGGTCCGCGTACTGTGGCGCGTTGGAAGATGGCCTGATCGCCATGCCCTCCGGCAAATGGCTGAGGGATGATCATCGGCTGGTCAAGCGCAACGGGGCCAAGTTTGAGTGCAAGCCGGACAAGGACGGCAACCATGCCGACACGTTTGACAGCGGCAAGCTGGCCTACTGGGGATTTATCGGCAAAAGCTTTGTAGTAGTTCCCCCGGAACCGGGACGGCGCGACGTGAACAACGCCTACTCAGAGGCGGCTGTCCAGGCAACCCTGGCCAATAACATCAACCTAGATGAAAGACCGTTTGCATGAGCCGGAACAATAAATTCAGAAAGGGAGGAACTCTGGGCAATCTCACGCTGACACCAGCACAGGCTGCCCGCCTGAAAAGCGACAGCAAGCCGGTGGTATTTACCGAGCAGGACTTGCGCGACATCCTGGGCGACCAATCCCGGCATCTGTCCTATACGCCTCCCCTAGACTTTTTGAACATTTCCACCGTGCGCTCCTGTATGAATGAAGCCCTGCGCGGAGCGTACGCACAAGTACAGTGGATATGGGAACAGCTGGAACCGGCTGATGCCGTGCTGGCCAGTTGCGTGGAAAAGAGGGACACCGCCCTGAAAAAGCTACCCTGGCGCATTGTCAAAAAGAAAGGACTGAGTGATCTGGAAGATGCCATTGCGGACGCCCAACTCAGAACGGCCAAGGACTTTTGCAATGCCATATCCAACATGGATGAAGCAATCGCTGCATTCGGACAGGCATCTTTCAGGCATTTCCGCCGGTTGCAAATGGTGGAGACTTCCCGTGAATTTATCCTGCAAGTTACCGATAACTGGAATTGGAGCCGTGACGGCTATGGCGGCCCTTGGCAATGGAACCCACGCGCGACGTTTGGGACAGCGCGGGCGGAAGAGGTACCCGTGCCGGAATGGTCCATCCTGACGCGGCTCTGCCCGCGTCCCATTGACCAGGTGGCCATGATGCTGTGCCTGGACCGCAAGAACGCCAAGGCACAGTGGATGACCTGCAACGGACGTTACGGCACGCCGCCGTTTTTTGTGATCATGCCGGAAGGAACGGATGAAGACACCAAGACGCTTTATCTGAAAATGGCCATGCAGTGCATCAGTAACAGCTGCGGCACACTGCCTCCCGGTGCTGATGTCAAGGCCGTGAGCGTACCGGCCAGCACGCCGGACATGTTTCTCAAACTGATCGACCTGTCCACCCAGGAACTGGTGCTGCGCTCCACCAACGGCCAGATGACCATGCTGACCGCTCCTGGGGCAGGCACCAACACGGAAACCGGCTCAACGCACGAAGACGGCTTTGACGATTTGGCTGCGGCCGAAGGCAAGGACATTGCCGGCGTCCTCAACCGGGGTATGGTGCGGCCCATCATCGAACAATGGCACCCCGGCCAGGAAATTTACGTGGAACTGGAAATCAAGCACCCGGAAGCGGACGACACGGTGGCCAGCGTCACCAACATATCCCAGCTGGCCGGAGCAGGCTACCGAACTCCCGACGACCAGGTGCAGGAATTGACCGGGTACAACGTCACCACCCAGGCCATGCCGGGAGCCGACGGGCTGGGCTTGCAATCTCCCCTGCTGCGGGAGATGCACACCCGTTATGCGCCAACCATGCTGTGGCCGGCAGCGCGTGAAGCGTTTGACCAGTCCTGCATGCGAAAAGACTGCAACAGCCGCACCCAGGAACCGGCATTGAGCAAGGATGAACTCGATACCCTGCGCCGTATGGCGGAGGTGCCGGGAATAGGAGAAGTGGCCAAATTGGCGGAAACGCTACAGGACCCCTTAAAAGCCGCCATGGACACCGAGATGCAAAACGGCCCGCAAGAGCCGGGAACCCCCGTTGCAACCCCGTTGCAAATCGCAAATTTGGAGGATGACGACGAAAGGAAGGACACCAACGGGAAGATGAGCCGGTCGGAAGCGGCCAGACACGCCGCCAGAGTGCGCTGGGGGCAGGAAGGAAGAACCGGCCGGAACCGTGGCGTCGGGCGTGAAGGGGAAACCAGATCCGGCAGGAGCAACACGCCATTGAAAGCCGGCCAAAATGCCACAGTCACCGAAAAAGTGGATGCGGTGGAAAAGGCTATCCGGAAGACGGCGGCCAAAGGAGGCCGCGTGCAGGGCGTGGCAAAAATCGGAAGCAGCAGCCTGACGGTGGAACATGGCAGCCCCGGTCAAGGGAAGAAAGGCACCAAAGGGCACGGCAGCAGCCACGCCGCCGCCAAACACTTTGCTGACCCGCAGGACACAGATGCCAGGAAAGCGGCCAGGGCAGCCGTTGTGGGTAAGAAGTCGAAGGATGCCAAGAGCGGAAACGTTCGCTCAGAACATCAGGGAACCAACACCGTGCTGGGACAAACCGGGAAAAAGAGAGCCATCAAGATGATCACGGCCCACAAAAAGAAATAGAAAAGCCCCGGTCAGGAACCGAGGCCACAGTCAGGTGATACGGGGCCGCTCCCAACCCCCAATCTACGGAAGGAGCCCCACTGGTTGACGCTGACAGGCTTCCTCCCGGTGCACGACCGGACATTCACCTTAACAAGCAAGACCCAAATAACAAGAGCGAATTTGAGACATGAAAGTAATACCGTTTAATGACGCGCCCCATGCGCCCTATGAACTGGGGAAAGTGCCGGCTGCCGGATGGTTTGCGGTGGAGCCAACCTGCGAGTGGACGCCCAAAATGCAGGATGAACTGCGGCGAGCCCTGAACGATCCTTCCGACACGGTATACCAGGCCCGGCTGGATGCCCAGGGATTGATGATCCTGGAAGACAATTTTTCCCTGGAAGATACCGACGGGCGCGGTCTGCCCACTTCCGAGCAGCACAAATTTGAAAAGGCGTTCGGCTGGGTGAAGGCGCTGCACGCGGAAGGGGATATGCTCTGGGCCTGGATTGAATGGACGCCCAGGGGACACCAGGCCGTGAATGAAGGGGAATATGTGTTCTTCAGCACGGAATACGATTACCCGGATTTTGAAGTGATTGACAACCGCGTGGTGGCTCCGGTCCGGCTGGCCGGCCTGAGCGTAACCAACTACCCCAACCACAAGGGACAACTCCCGATGACCAATTCTCGCAAACAAGCAAACCGAGATAACCAACAAGACAAAGACATGAAACCGACCAACAAGACCCGCACGGCCATCACCAAGCCGAAGCGCGACAAGAACAGCGAGCTGGACCAGACGCCGGATGAACCGACCGAGGAAAAGACGCCTCCCACCCCTCCGGCCCAGGAGGACAACAAACCCGCCGACATGAATTCGGACACTGACCCGGATGACCCGGAAAAGGACACCAACGACGACGGAAGCGCTGCCGTAAACATCCTGATGCAACTCGCGGAAGAGATGGACCTGGACGAATCCGCCAACGCAGAGGACGTGCTGGCCGCCGTCCAAGGCCTCAAGTCCAAGGTGGAGGAACTGACCGCCGCTCTGGCTGCCGCCAACGCATCCGGAGGGCCGGACACCAACAGCCGCAAACGGCGTTACCCGAACCTGGCTCCCCTGCGCGACGTCAACACGCGGATGCAGGGCCAGAAACCCAACCGGGATGTGAGCGTGCGCATCAACGGAATGAGGCGCGACGTGAACACCCAGGAGAAAGCCATGACGGACTACTGCCAGGGCCGCGTGGATAAGGAAGAACACAAGCTGGGGCGTCAACTCAACTCCGCCGAATATGCCCGCGTCTGGCGCGATGCCCGCCAGGACTACCAGGACGGCCTGCGCTAAGGCATCCGGCAACAACCAACACACCAACATACGAAAGGAAACCAACCATGATCGTCTATGACAAGCCGGTGCTGCGCCGGCAATACACGGAGGAAGCCAGCAAGCAGGGCCACCTCCATGAAGGCAAATTTGCCTCCATCAATGCTGCCGGGGAAATCGCCCTGGAAGACAACGACACAATGCCCCATGGCGTGATCAGCGAGCCGGACGGCCAGCTGCGCTCCATGCTGGGCAATCGGACCGGGGCATCCATCATCCTGTGGTCCAGCCAGTCCATCGTGCAGGCCCAGCTGGGCACAGACCCCGGCACCATCAAGATGAACACCCCGCTCAAGCGTAACGCTGACGGTACCGTTTCCGCATCCTCGGAAACTGCCGGCGACCTGATTGTGGGTTACGCTGTTCAGGACGTGGCCACCACCAAGGCCGGGCAGCTGATCAACGTGATCATGTGCAAGCCCTACAAAGTGGAGGCAGCCTCCGAATAACATCATTATTAACTTTTAACCATTAACTGATATGAGCACAAATTACACTTACTGTTACTCGTTGCACCAGATGGTGGTGGGCTGGTTCCGCCGTTCTCCGGTCAATCCATTGTCCTTTATCGCGCCGTCCGTGAAGGTGGACGGAGACAGCGGGACGTATGACTATTTTCCCCAGGGATATGCGTTCCGTCGCGTGGACACCTCGCGCGGACGCCATCAATCCGCCCGCAGCCTGGACCTGGTTTGCACACCACGTCCATTTGCCCTGGAGGACCACAGTCTGCGCATCGGCATCGACGATCAGGATTTGCATTTGTCCAGGGAAGAACTGGACGCCCGCCGCTCCGAAGTGGCCGCCCTTAAAGCGGAGGCCAGGACGGGAACGCTTCTGGGCGTCTGGCAAAGGTCCATGATTGCCGACGGGTTTGACCATTTCCGCAGCCAGGTTCAGGCGCGTTCCGGCGTGGGCAACTGGTCGTCTTCCTCCGCCGATCCAATGAAGGAACTCAAGGACGAGATTGACCGCATGGAAACCCAGGCCGGCATCAAGCCCAACCGCATTCTGATTCCGAGCAAGAAGTGGGA
The genomic region above belongs to Akkermansia massiliensis and contains:
- a CDS encoding phage protein Gp27 family protein; its protein translation is MKKLRQDSVAANLPPYLRDAVDEMFFSGTTYKAVQERVAEDGITWSLTSIAQYYHNHVQPLMATRRKDIAAKLNKMDASDLDEATLQAVRSTVFDLATSPGSDPKTLKTLFGIVQSYAKGKMESTRLQLDIDKWQTMAAQALLDKALSPEVQAIVNGEGSDAQKVAMLRPLLFGKAQTITPEFING
- a CDS encoding terminase large subunit domain-containing protein, with protein sequence MDKGNSQPLINLLTFQEVAFWLRLRTMFFLWARQRGKSYLIAAKAIDRMLERAGRSCYFVSASIATGKEIVEKEAQIWHDALAKLRAKQEALGKELGGNVVDKRSHKLLAVDDLAELMDKQTAQVRIYHTRTSYSRTKILAPNPDTARGWTGDVFGDEVGFWPDFRAVLDAVEPIISRNPDFLMWMFTTPPEDDKHFTYDFLNPGPLEFTPNAQGNFYKTEAGYPVHRVDIFDSELAGLSLFDPLSGKPVAFEEYRAHAMDKASADRNYALKFVQGGQSAVQLAWLNNAMYKGAQCCTGIDLSKEVLAA
- a CDS encoding phage portal protein family protein, producing the protein MSRNNKFRKGGTLGNLTLTPAQAARLKSDSKPVVFTEQDLRDILGDQSRHLSYTPPLDFLNISTVRSCMNEALRGAYAQVQWIWEQLEPADAVLASCVEKRDTALKKLPWRIVKKKGLSDLEDAIADAQLRTAKDFCNAISNMDEAIAAFGQASFRHFRRLQMVETSREFILQVTDNWNWSRDGYGGPWQWNPRATFGTARAEEVPVPEWSILTRLCPRPIDQVAMMLCLDRKNAKAQWMTCNGRYGTPPFFVIMPEGTDEDTKTLYLKMAMQCISNSCGTLPPGADVKAVSVPASTPDMFLKLIDLSTQELVLRSTNGQMTMLTAPGAGTNTETGSTHEDGFDDLAAAEGKDIAGVLNRGMVRPIIEQWHPGQEIYVELEIKHPEADDTVASVTNISQLAGAGYRTPDDQVQELTGYNVTTQAMPGADGLGLQSPLLREMHTRYAPTMLWPAAREAFDQSCMRKDCNSRTQEPALSKDELDTLRRMAEVPGIGEVAKLAETLQDPLKAAMDTEMQNGPQEPGTPVATPLQIANLEDDDERKDTNGKMSRSEAARHAARVRWGQEGRTGRNRGVGREGETRSGRSNTPLKAGQNATVTEKVDAVEKAIRKTAAKGGRVQGVAKIGSSSLTVEHGSPGQGKKGTKGHGSSHAAAKHFADPQDTDARKAARAAVVGKKSKDAKSGNVRSEHQGTNTVLGQTGKKRAIKMITAHKKK
- a CDS encoding phage protease, with product MKVIPFNDAPHAPYELGKVPAAGWFAVEPTCEWTPKMQDELRRALNDPSDTVYQARLDAQGLMILEDNFSLEDTDGRGLPTSEQHKFEKAFGWVKALHAEGDMLWAWIEWTPRGHQAVNEGEYVFFSTEYDYPDFEVIDNRVVAPVRLAGLSVTNYPNHKGQLPMTNSRKQANRDNQQDKDMKPTNKTRTAITKPKRDKNSELDQTPDEPTEEKTPPTPPAQEDNKPADMNSDTDPDDPEKDTNDDGSAAVNILMQLAEEMDLDESANAEDVLAAVQGLKSKVEELTAALAAANASGGPDTNSRKRRYPNLAPLRDVNTRMQGQKPNRDVSVRINGMRRDVNTQEKAMTDYCQGRVDKEEHKLGRQLNSAEYARVWRDARQDYQDGLR